The following are encoded together in the Capsulimonas corticalis genome:
- a CDS encoding HAD-IIIC family phosphatase has product MTTTILETLNWLDSDPSTARHLSAAGKLDKITDETLVPVKIAVLRNFTLEPTFAPCLKVKSYAAGLKPEIFLSGFDSAPQEVFMDGSDLYQFQPDIVAFAMRLHTLAPALVGSFASLSPEECDTQVESVLNRVVSFVRAVRERSSAVILVNNFELSAIPSYGVLDAQSSYGQHVVIRRLNALLREQIETIGSAYIVDVDHLISRIGYDSAIDNRYWHIGRAPYTLALQRRLAAEYVKFAAALKGKNKKCLVLDCDNTLWGGVIGEDGMDGIKLGATHPGSAFLEFHAAIIDLYHRGVLLALNSKNNEADAMEVFEKHPSSLLKTHHFVAKRVNWSDKASNLREIAQELNIGLDSLVFVDDNPFECEFVREALPQVKVIQLPADPTRFAAELYDKANFDTLALNDEDRRRSTMYQAEAQRHELKQSVGSMEEYLRSLEINLTIAPVSAFSIPRIAQLTQKTNQFNVTTRRYSEEQVTAMANSEDWLVCYAQLKDRFDDAGIIAAAFVHAEGDMAVIDTLLMSCRVIGRGVEQALLSSLAHAGLKRGCTRLLGQYIPTPKNGLVTELFPSNGFEPDPERGDGWWKLDLRGPLAESPNWLIVTDELNIEGSMSEVEE; this is encoded by the coding sequence ATGACGACAACCATACTCGAAACATTGAACTGGCTGGATTCGGATCCCTCCACCGCACGCCATCTTTCGGCGGCCGGCAAGCTGGATAAGATCACTGATGAGACGCTGGTCCCAGTGAAGATCGCGGTGCTGCGAAACTTCACGCTGGAGCCGACATTCGCACCGTGTCTGAAGGTCAAGAGCTATGCCGCCGGCTTAAAGCCAGAGATCTTTCTGAGCGGATTTGACAGCGCTCCGCAGGAAGTCTTTATGGACGGCAGCGATCTGTATCAATTCCAGCCGGATATCGTGGCCTTCGCCATGCGGCTGCACACGCTGGCTCCCGCGCTGGTGGGATCTTTCGCGAGCCTTAGCCCCGAAGAGTGCGACACGCAAGTGGAATCGGTTCTCAATCGTGTGGTTTCGTTCGTGCGCGCCGTTCGGGAGCGAAGCTCGGCTGTTATTCTCGTCAACAACTTCGAGCTGAGCGCCATTCCCAGTTATGGCGTTTTGGACGCTCAGTCGTCATACGGGCAGCATGTCGTGATTCGCCGCCTGAACGCACTGCTGCGCGAACAGATAGAAACGATCGGAAGCGCCTATATTGTCGATGTCGATCATCTGATCTCGCGAATCGGCTACGACAGCGCCATCGACAACCGTTACTGGCACATTGGGCGCGCGCCGTACACGCTGGCGCTGCAGCGCCGGCTGGCAGCCGAATATGTGAAGTTCGCCGCCGCGCTCAAAGGCAAAAACAAGAAATGTCTCGTGCTGGACTGCGACAATACGCTGTGGGGCGGAGTGATCGGCGAGGACGGCATGGACGGGATCAAGCTGGGCGCGACGCATCCCGGATCGGCGTTTCTTGAATTCCACGCGGCGATTATCGATTTATACCATCGTGGTGTTTTGCTCGCGCTGAACAGCAAGAACAATGAGGCGGATGCGATGGAAGTCTTCGAGAAGCATCCATCGTCGCTCCTCAAAACCCATCACTTCGTCGCAAAGCGCGTCAACTGGTCCGATAAGGCGTCCAATCTGCGCGAAATTGCTCAGGAATTAAACATTGGCCTTGACAGCCTTGTGTTTGTAGACGACAATCCGTTTGAGTGTGAGTTTGTCCGCGAGGCGCTTCCTCAGGTCAAGGTCATCCAATTGCCGGCGGATCCCACACGATTCGCCGCCGAGCTTTATGACAAGGCGAATTTCGACACCCTGGCGCTCAATGATGAAGACCGGCGCCGGAGCACGATGTACCAGGCCGAGGCGCAGCGCCATGAGCTGAAGCAGTCCGTCGGCTCGATGGAGGAGTATCTGCGGTCGCTGGAGATCAACCTGACGATTGCGCCGGTCAGCGCGTTCAGCATTCCGCGCATCGCGCAATTGACACAAAAAACCAACCAGTTTAATGTGACGACGCGCCGATATTCGGAAGAGCAGGTCACGGCGATGGCGAACTCCGAAGATTGGCTCGTCTGCTACGCGCAGCTCAAGGACCGCTTTGACGACGCCGGCATTATCGCCGCCGCTTTTGTCCATGCCGAGGGTGACATGGCGGTGATCGACACGCTTCTGATGAGCTGCCGTGTGATCGGACGGGGCGTCGAGCAGGCGCTTCTGTCCTCGCTGGCGCACGCGGGCTTAAAGCGCGGATGCACGCGGCTGCTGGGACAGTATATTCCCACTCCGAAAAACGGCCTGGTGACGGAACTCTTCCCCTCGAACGGCTTTGAGCCCGATCCGGAGCGCGGCGATGGATGGTGGAAGTTGGATCTGCGCGGGCCGCTCGCGGAATCGCCGAACTGGCTGATTGTGACGGACGAATTGAATATTGAAGGATCGATGAGTGAGGTAGAGGAATGA
- a CDS encoding acyltransferase family protein — MSVTVNSSSATSPDSSASPSPAKPIRLDFLDGMRGLAALCVLFVHLRGQCIEGLAHPSNRLISSTNWMSYGKDAVAVFIVLSGFCLMLPTVRFADRRLNGGLLQFFKRRSLRILPPYYAALVLGILSILAVDVLKRHTHLSDGAKNAAANLTAGNILSHAFLIHDFRNAWAFGIEPPMWSVAVEWHIYFIFALLLLPLRRKAGIWITVAAAFLLGCAPHLLLPAQNNFDWACPWFIGLFAVGMLGAEIAFSDIPSLVSIRDRTPWSAVSIALAITTYGIAATLLKLRDVDIIMHPLLGCLCVSVILMCIRQVRSGNAAFPLHPLRMLESRAAMILGSFSYSLYLVHGLLITRVRVFMQLHHFHTPVYVLGVLVGGAALSLIAAYIFHLLFEKPFMTAKMKRLKTEENRAR; from the coding sequence GACTGGATTTTCTGGATGGCATGCGCGGTCTGGCGGCTCTTTGCGTACTCTTCGTTCATTTGCGCGGACAGTGCATCGAAGGTCTCGCGCATCCGTCCAATCGTCTAATCTCGTCCACGAACTGGATGTCGTACGGCAAGGACGCTGTCGCGGTGTTTATCGTCCTTTCCGGATTTTGCCTGATGCTTCCCACGGTGCGCTTCGCCGACAGGCGTTTGAACGGAGGGCTGCTTCAGTTCTTCAAGCGCCGATCGCTGCGAATTCTTCCTCCCTATTACGCCGCGCTGGTCCTGGGAATCCTGAGTATTCTGGCGGTCGATGTGCTGAAACGGCATACTCATCTCAGTGACGGAGCGAAAAACGCAGCCGCGAATCTGACAGCGGGCAACATCCTCTCCCACGCATTCCTGATCCATGATTTCCGGAACGCCTGGGCTTTTGGCATCGAGCCGCCCATGTGGAGCGTTGCCGTGGAGTGGCATATTTACTTCATATTCGCGCTCCTTCTCCTGCCGTTACGCCGGAAAGCGGGAATATGGATCACGGTTGCAGCGGCGTTCCTGCTGGGCTGCGCGCCTCATCTTTTGCTGCCGGCGCAAAATAATTTCGACTGGGCCTGCCCGTGGTTTATCGGCCTCTTCGCCGTCGGGATGCTCGGCGCCGAGATCGCCTTCTCCGATATCCCTTCTCTTGTCTCCATTCGCGATCGAACTCCCTGGAGCGCCGTGTCGATCGCGCTCGCAATCACCACTTATGGTATCGCGGCGACTTTGCTCAAGCTGAGGGATGTCGATATTATCATGCATCCGCTGCTTGGATGTCTCTGCGTCAGCGTGATCTTGATGTGCATCCGGCAAGTGCGCTCCGGAAACGCAGCCTTTCCACTGCATCCTCTCCGCATGTTGGAATCTCGCGCGGCGATGATTTTGGGTTCGTTTTCATACAGCCTCTATTTAGTGCACGGGCTGCTCATCACTCGCGTCCGCGTGTTCATGCAGTTGCACCATTTCCACACACCGGTGTATGTCCTAGGAGTCCTGGTGGGAGGCGCAGCTCTCTCGCTCATAGCCGCCTACATCTTCCATTTGCTCTTTGAGAAGCCGTTTATGACGGCAAAGATGAAACGATTGAAGACCGAAGAAAACCGCGCTCGCTAA
- a CDS encoding acyl carrier protein gives MSLDTRLKKVFAESFELSPEDVSEDISVDTLDAWDSMGSMVLAATLEEEFDVQFTDSELLSMRDYAAIRDVLSQKGIS, from the coding sequence ATGAGTTTAGATACGCGTCTCAAAAAGGTTTTTGCGGAATCGTTTGAGCTGTCCCCGGAGGATGTTTCCGAAGATATCTCCGTCGATACGCTGGACGCCTGGGATTCGATGGGGTCGATGGTCCTCGCCGCCACTCTTGAGGAAGAGTTCGACGTGCAGTTTACCGATTCGGAGCTTCTCTCGATGCGCGATTACGCCGCCATTCGCGACGTTTTATCCCAAAAGGGGATTTCTTAG
- a CDS encoding glycosyltransferase family 4 protein translates to MNILLIADAVFEDKPGGSRTAAKELARCLVKRGHGVVLLVNQVIEGKPYEEQLWNGVTVVRAPRSKAGVAGMRRACEDIVKRFGPFDIAHIHFAYAGVGPLWSSALRGVPTVRTFHGPWCEEGWVEDTSKARGGLGIAKARAKRTARHWVEQDSLRRAESIISLSAFMSGILTDHFDVKSERIARIDGGVDVERFHVPKDTHALRERLGLPVDRPIALTVRRLAARMGLENLVRSMPAVLREVPDLYLVIAGKGPERARLEQLSKDLCVDGSIHFAGFVPDEDLAGLYGAADLFVLPTTALEGFGLVIVESLACGTPVIGAPVGAIPELLAPLEPKLLAREASSEAIGEAIIEFFKTDWGDRLTADVVRRYVLSRYTWDMAADQTIDLYDRFAAKKGTNGNRITV, encoded by the coding sequence ATGAACATCTTACTCATTGCGGACGCCGTTTTTGAAGACAAGCCGGGCGGCAGCCGAACGGCGGCCAAGGAACTCGCGCGATGCCTGGTGAAGCGCGGACACGGTGTGGTGCTGCTGGTCAACCAGGTCATTGAAGGCAAGCCTTACGAGGAGCAACTCTGGAACGGAGTGACCGTCGTGCGGGCGCCGCGCAGTAAGGCCGGCGTCGCCGGAATGCGGCGCGCCTGCGAAGACATCGTCAAACGTTTTGGCCCGTTCGACATCGCGCACATTCATTTCGCCTACGCCGGAGTTGGCCCGCTTTGGAGCAGCGCTTTGCGCGGAGTTCCAACGGTTCGCACATTTCACGGCCCCTGGTGTGAAGAAGGGTGGGTCGAGGATACCTCTAAGGCGCGTGGCGGGCTGGGGATCGCGAAGGCGCGCGCCAAGCGGACGGCGCGTCATTGGGTGGAGCAGGACAGCCTCCGCCGCGCCGAAAGCATCATTTCGCTCAGCGCCTTTATGTCGGGAATTCTGACCGATCATTTCGATGTGAAGTCGGAGCGGATCGCGCGGATCGACGGCGGGGTTGATGTCGAACGGTTCCATGTTCCCAAAGACACCCATGCATTGCGGGAGCGCCTTGGCCTTCCGGTCGATCGGCCAATCGCTCTGACTGTGCGGCGTCTTGCGGCGCGGATGGGGCTGGAAAATCTCGTACGATCGATGCCCGCCGTCTTGCGCGAAGTCCCGGATTTATATCTCGTAATCGCCGGCAAGGGGCCGGAACGCGCGCGGCTGGAGCAGTTGTCCAAGGATCTTTGTGTCGACGGCTCGATCCACTTCGCTGGCTTCGTTCCGGATGAAGATCTTGCGGGGCTTTACGGCGCGGCCGATCTCTTTGTGCTGCCGACCACGGCGCTGGAAGGCTTCGGCCTTGTCATTGTGGAAAGTCTCGCCTGCGGTACGCCGGTAATCGGCGCCCCGGTGGGCGCTATTCCGGAACTGCTGGCTCCGCTGGAGCCGAAACTGCTGGCGCGCGAAGCGAGCAGCGAGGCGATCGGCGAGGCGATTATCGAGTTTTTCAAAACCGACTGGGGCGATCGGCTGACGGCGGATGTTGTCCGGCGGTATGTTCTGAGCCGCTATACCTGGGATATGGCTGCCGATCAAACGATCGATCTGTACGACCGTTTCGCTGCGAAAAAAGGGACGAATGGAAACCGCATTACCGTCTGA
- a CDS encoding acyltransferase family protein → MPTKIKPFLILDAFRGIACLWVIAFHMAEVMIARYPQLGANPLYRLTAYGNSGVQMFFVISGYCIASAMSGALRKDSSVLYFLKARVRRIYPTAAIAITFGLLYSTFASALVSHGLVASSTAAEKSVWSRGLEYFLVNYTLTNGVFPTDFVLVQCWTLCYEVAFYLFVGLALAAFGVRYGEKSVLTALHALTVAALIALIVNPHCLRYPLDLWPEFGLGVIVYDLIRTRYDKATIAWAAAAVAATLALILFRDTPLGTMGVSSRTQFAISLAFAALVLACYRYDAKIAAAPICRGLAAIGLYSYSLYLTHTFSIGIISQVFKRFHLPMTFHYAVFVLVMIGAVLFGRVFFQFFEKPFISTKAKKIHHAALESASETARVSEPVAAAISE, encoded by the coding sequence ATGCCCACTAAAATCAAGCCGTTTCTTATTTTGGACGCGTTTCGCGGTATTGCCTGTCTCTGGGTGATTGCTTTTCATATGGCGGAGGTGATGATCGCGCGATATCCTCAGCTCGGCGCCAATCCACTCTACCGTTTGACAGCGTACGGCAACTCAGGCGTGCAGATGTTTTTCGTGATCAGCGGCTACTGCATTGCGAGCGCAATGTCGGGCGCGCTCCGCAAGGACAGCAGCGTCTTGTATTTCCTCAAAGCGCGCGTGCGGCGAATCTATCCTACGGCCGCGATCGCGATTACGTTCGGTCTTTTGTACAGTACTTTTGCTTCCGCGCTCGTCTCGCATGGACTGGTCGCCTCCAGTACGGCGGCGGAAAAAAGCGTTTGGAGCCGAGGGCTGGAATACTTCCTTGTCAACTATACGCTGACAAATGGCGTCTTTCCCACGGACTTTGTTCTCGTACAGTGCTGGACATTGTGCTATGAGGTGGCGTTTTATCTGTTTGTTGGGCTTGCTCTGGCGGCGTTCGGCGTCCGCTACGGCGAGAAGTCCGTGCTGACGGCGCTGCATGCATTGACCGTGGCGGCGCTGATTGCGCTGATCGTCAATCCGCACTGTCTGCGCTATCCTCTGGATCTTTGGCCGGAATTCGGTCTGGGCGTGATCGTGTACGATCTCATTCGGACGCGCTATGATAAGGCGACAATCGCCTGGGCGGCGGCGGCGGTCGCCGCGACGCTGGCGCTCATTTTATTTCGGGATACTCCGCTCGGCACTATGGGGGTATCGAGTCGCACTCAGTTCGCTATTTCTCTGGCGTTCGCCGCCCTCGTGCTGGCCTGCTACCGGTATGACGCCAAGATTGCGGCGGCTCCGATTTGTCGTGGGTTGGCCGCGATCGGTCTTTACTCTTACAGCTTGTATTTGACGCACACATTCAGTATTGGAATTATTAGCCAGGTCTTCAAGCGTTTCCACCTGCCAATGACCTTCCATTACGCGGTGTTCGTTCTCGTGATGATCGGCGCGGTGTTGTTTGGGCGTGTGTTTTTCCAGTTTTTTGAAAAGCCATTCATCAGCACAAAGGCAAAAAAGATTCATCACGCAGCTCTGGAAAGCGCTTCCGAGACTGCCCGTGTCTCCGAACCGGTCGCCGCGGCGATTTCAGAGTAA
- a CDS encoding serine O-acetyltransferase — protein sequence MFNPARIWYFSCWAHQRKLKLLAKILKTVNYFCFRCLLPFEAQIQPDLKLEHLGLGVCVHPNVTIGRGVKLYHHVSLAAETWVGSPYRIVIEDDVTIGAHAIIVGNEHGGIVIGKGAKVGAGALVVKDVAPGQVVVAMPARPVRTESPDTSTIQ from the coding sequence GTGTTCAATCCGGCGCGAATTTGGTATTTTAGCTGCTGGGCGCACCAACGGAAGCTCAAGCTTCTCGCCAAGATATTGAAGACTGTCAACTATTTCTGTTTTCGCTGTCTGCTTCCCTTTGAAGCGCAAATTCAGCCGGATCTGAAATTGGAGCATCTCGGGCTGGGAGTTTGCGTCCACCCCAATGTCACCATTGGGCGCGGCGTAAAGCTCTATCACCATGTCTCGCTCGCCGCGGAGACATGGGTTGGGTCGCCATATCGCATTGTGATTGAGGATGATGTCACAATCGGCGCTCACGCGATCATTGTCGGCAACGAACATGGGGGCATCGTGATCGGTAAGGGGGCCAAGGTCGGAGCAGGCGCGCTCGTGGTGAAGGATGTGGCTCCTGGACAGGTAGTCGTCGCCATGCCCGCGCGGCCGGTGCGAACGGAATCGCCGGATACAAGCACGATACAGTAA
- a CDS encoding acyltransferase family protein, with translation METALPSDISASYPADANSSSAKSRPRVLYLDGLRAVAALYVLIHHCLYQYSNANIYLGIERVLAGVFCFGHYGVCIFIVLSGFCLIMPTLHRDFVLHGGLTAFFTKRARRLLPPYYCSLILTIVLIATVIGHRTGMRWDVCLPLTAKSIVTHILLIHNLFGDMFYRLNYVYWSLAVEWQIYPLFPVLLLGWRRIGPGKTLGILATLVTVVFVATRHSSLQGLMPQFWLLFGLGMLAASIAYGSGDRWLNLRAKAPWGALALISTALLILISVVKIKHGFGAQATDFDFIVGAWAFSLLVYISLAQDHPLRIALQWRPLVFVGEFSYSLYLLHAPLIQILLLYVLKPLGLSQTTNGWLLTILALLICLPLSYLFFLAFERPFITKKTLGRTRPATEGHPDRAESAG, from the coding sequence ATGGAAACCGCATTACCGTCTGACATTTCCGCGTCTTATCCGGCGGACGCCAATTCCTCTTCGGCGAAAAGCCGGCCGCGCGTACTTTATCTTGATGGCCTGCGCGCGGTGGCGGCGCTTTACGTGCTGATTCACCACTGTCTCTACCAGTACAGTAACGCGAACATCTATCTGGGGATTGAGAGAGTGCTTGCGGGCGTGTTTTGCTTCGGCCATTACGGCGTCTGCATCTTCATTGTGCTGTCGGGTTTCTGTTTGATAATGCCGACATTGCATCGTGATTTTGTGCTCCATGGCGGCTTGACGGCGTTCTTCACTAAGCGCGCTCGCCGACTGCTGCCGCCTTACTATTGCTCTTTGATATTGACGATTGTCTTGATCGCAACGGTCATCGGTCACCGGACTGGCATGCGCTGGGATGTTTGTCTGCCATTGACTGCAAAATCCATCGTCACACACATTCTGCTGATCCATAACCTGTTCGGAGATATGTTTTATCGTCTGAATTATGTTTATTGGTCGCTGGCCGTGGAGTGGCAGATCTATCCGCTCTTTCCCGTCCTGCTGCTTGGATGGCGACGGATCGGCCCTGGGAAGACCCTGGGAATACTTGCCACACTGGTGACTGTTGTCTTCGTCGCGACGCGTCACTCATCGTTACAAGGGCTGATGCCGCAGTTCTGGCTGCTTTTCGGTCTTGGAATGCTGGCGGCGTCTATCGCCTATGGGAGCGGCGATCGTTGGCTAAACCTGCGCGCCAAAGCGCCGTGGGGAGCGCTGGCGCTCATCTCCACGGCGCTCCTGATCTTGATTTCTGTAGTGAAGATTAAGCATGGATTCGGCGCGCAGGCCACGGATTTCGATTTTATCGTTGGGGCATGGGCGTTTAGCCTGCTCGTCTACATTTCCCTTGCGCAGGATCATCCGCTACGAATTGCGCTCCAGTGGCGGCCTCTGGTCTTCGTCGGCGAATTCTCCTACAGCCTCTACCTACTGCACGCCCCACTGATCCAAATTTTGCTCCTGTATGTGCTTAAGCCTCTGGGACTCAGTCAGACGACGAACGGCTGGCTGCTCACGATCCTGGCGCTCCTCATTTGTCTGCCGCTCTCCTACCTGTTCTTCCTGGCGTTCGAGCGCCCTTTTATCACAAAAAAGACGCTCGGACGAACGCGTCCCGCTACTGAGGGGCATCCGGATAGAGCTGAGTCTGCGGGATAA
- a CDS encoding PA14 domain-containing protein, which translates to MLRKSILLVLLAAATLICGVRGNAQANYTTSWLGNSMGGAGGAWMQIAANAVYTEANGATYVNSVYDENGREAGIYREGSVVGSFTGLHGWQRGGGKCITADDKYVYLGMVQSDLNDNGAHGPGWPVGGPGAGGTVTHESWFGVRRYFKNGLPAPWSQSGRKDGNSSSIIGLFDNSMIVVSDNTYADKTLLPDAAIMGLAVVNGLLYASDTHSNKVRIYNISNSNRVIPVGSWNIVNAGAIVFDKNSHTLWIAQTGDGAQAPGVLHYTLDGNKLPQQITGIGCPRSLAITPQGNLLVADSGPDQQVKMYSSINTAPVLVSTLGNPGGIYSGLRGQVGDYKFNGLTGVSVDAAGNIYVVTNGSEAQGIFGSGATLMSFNQDFNCRWKLEGLEFMDCADVAPGSDGANIYTKNKRFKLDLTDPTAKPQYAGYTVDSVRYPNDSRLHINTSSSPLVRNIQGKQFLFVQDTYSAYLQIYRFDTKNAGEIAIPSGLIGACHSAAGKPATAWPPDTVQPSLGPWIWRDIDGNGDFFKDGVPQKGEFDNGLGSRDPWLTASIWGWCVDENGDIWQVSRGTSMLNGGIRHFRCLGLDSIGNPIYTLAASQILPRPAPFDGTAGSINRIEYVAATDTMYLCGYTNAYPISPGEWGLAGRVIVRYDHWSTPARTQTYQIVLNWNMQAYPLIGAKAMTVSGDKIFVGYVAGATADFGVNGGQIVTYDAASGRFLGTISAGPEAGGVSGLIDTTSGLRAFTRTNGDQMVFAEEDLMGKVLMYRVSAPGAAATTPAVPVSGTGTGLTGKYYNGSQQAAFNKLITTRVDPTLNFQWTTPPAPTMNTAGYSVQWTGNVQPRYSETYNFQTDSSHGVRVWIDGKMVIDSWNSHSLQTDFGSVAMLAGTQYKIRVEYYQISGTGALTLSWSSASQIKEIIPQTQLYPDAPQ; encoded by the coding sequence ATGTTACGAAAGAGCATTCTGCTTGTGCTTCTCGCCGCCGCAACCTTGATCTGCGGCGTCCGTGGGAACGCACAAGCGAATTATACAACTTCCTGGTTAGGAAATTCCATGGGGGGAGCCGGCGGCGCTTGGATGCAAATCGCCGCCAATGCGGTTTATACGGAAGCAAATGGCGCGACTTACGTCAACAGCGTCTACGACGAGAATGGGCGTGAAGCAGGGATCTACCGTGAAGGAAGTGTTGTCGGCTCCTTTACCGGCCTGCATGGCTGGCAGCGCGGCGGTGGAAAGTGTATTACTGCGGACGACAAGTACGTCTATCTTGGAATGGTGCAGAGCGACCTGAATGATAATGGCGCGCACGGGCCGGGTTGGCCGGTCGGCGGCCCAGGAGCTGGCGGAACGGTTACGCATGAGTCCTGGTTTGGCGTGCGACGCTATTTCAAGAACGGCCTTCCGGCTCCATGGTCGCAGTCGGGCCGGAAAGATGGCAATAGCAGCAGCATCATCGGGCTGTTTGACAATAGTATGATCGTCGTCAGTGATAATACTTATGCTGACAAAACGCTCCTGCCGGATGCTGCGATCATGGGTCTTGCTGTCGTCAACGGTCTCTTGTACGCTTCCGATACGCATTCCAATAAAGTTCGTATCTACAACATCAGCAACTCAAATCGTGTGATTCCCGTGGGCTCATGGAATATTGTTAACGCCGGCGCGATTGTCTTTGACAAAAACTCACACACGCTCTGGATTGCGCAAACCGGCGACGGCGCGCAAGCGCCCGGCGTGCTGCATTACACCCTAGATGGGAATAAGCTGCCCCAACAAATCACAGGAATCGGCTGTCCGCGTAGTTTAGCGATCACCCCTCAAGGCAACTTACTCGTCGCCGACAGCGGGCCTGACCAGCAAGTAAAAATGTACTCAAGCATCAACACCGCTCCCGTCCTCGTTTCGACGCTTGGCAACCCAGGCGGCATCTACAGCGGATTACGCGGACAGGTCGGCGACTACAAGTTCAATGGTCTGACCGGCGTCTCCGTCGACGCCGCCGGCAATATCTACGTTGTCACCAATGGCTCCGAAGCTCAAGGGATATTCGGAAGCGGCGCAACACTGATGAGTTTCAACCAGGATTTCAACTGCCGCTGGAAGTTGGAAGGGCTAGAGTTCATGGACTGCGCCGATGTCGCCCCAGGATCGGACGGCGCGAATATTTACACCAAGAACAAGCGTTTCAAGCTGGATTTGACGGATCCAACGGCAAAGCCCCAGTATGCGGGTTATACCGTCGATAGCGTCCGTTATCCCAACGACTCTCGCCTTCACATCAACACCAGCAGTTCGCCGCTAGTCCGTAATATTCAGGGTAAGCAGTTCCTATTCGTTCAGGACACTTATTCAGCATATTTACAAATTTATCGCTTTGATACAAAAAACGCCGGCGAAATAGCCATTCCATCCGGGCTGATTGGCGCTTGTCACTCGGCTGCCGGCAAACCGGCGACTGCGTGGCCCCCTGATACTGTCCAGCCAAGCTTGGGACCGTGGATCTGGCGCGACATTGACGGCAACGGAGATTTCTTCAAGGACGGCGTTCCTCAGAAAGGCGAATTCGACAATGGTTTGGGGTCCCGCGACCCCTGGCTCACCGCCAGTATCTGGGGATGGTGTGTTGACGAAAACGGCGATATCTGGCAAGTCAGCCGTGGAACGTCAATGCTCAACGGAGGCATTCGTCACTTTCGATGTCTCGGACTAGACTCTATCGGCAACCCGATTTACACTCTGGCGGCGTCGCAGATCCTGCCACGCCCGGCTCCGTTCGACGGAACAGCCGGCTCCATCAACCGAATTGAATATGTCGCCGCGACAGACACGATGTATTTGTGCGGCTATACGAATGCTTATCCGATTTCGCCTGGCGAATGGGGTCTCGCCGGACGGGTGATTGTTCGATACGATCACTGGAGCACGCCCGCGCGAACACAAACTTACCAGATCGTGCTGAACTGGAATATGCAGGCGTACCCGCTGATCGGGGCAAAGGCGATGACCGTCAGCGGCGACAAAATCTTTGTTGGATATGTCGCGGGCGCCACTGCTGATTTTGGAGTTAACGGAGGTCAAATCGTGACATACGATGCAGCTTCGGGCCGTTTCCTTGGGACAATATCCGCTGGGCCTGAAGCTGGAGGAGTGTCCGGACTGATCGACACAACCTCGGGCCTGCGCGCCTTTACCCGAACCAACGGCGACCAGATGGTATTCGCCGAGGAAGATCTGATGGGCAAAGTGCTGATGTACCGCGTTTCGGCCCCCGGCGCGGCAGCGACAACGCCTGCCGTTCCCGTATCTGGAACGGGAACGGGCTTGACGGGAAAGTACTATAACGGTTCGCAGCAAGCAGCCTTCAATAAGCTCATCACAACGCGAGTCGATCCGACCCTTAACTTTCAGTGGACGACGCCGCCTGCCCCCACAATGAACACGGCAGGATACTCAGTACAATGGACAGGCAACGTCCAGCCGCGATATTCGGAGACCTACAATTTCCAAACCGATTCCAGCCATGGAGTTCGCGTGTGGATCGACGGAAAAATGGTGATTGATAGCTGGAATTCCCATTCCTTGCAGACGGATTTCGGCTCCGTGGCGATGCTGGCCGGCACGCAATACAAAATCCGTGTGGAGTACTATCAGATCTCTGGGACCGGCGCGCTCACGCTCTCATGGTCCAGCGCCAGCCAGATCAAGGAAATTATCCCGCAGACTCAGCTCTATCCGGATGCCCCTCAGTAG